In the genome of Populus nigra chromosome 19, ddPopNigr1.1, whole genome shotgun sequence, the window CGAGACGGCCTACTGGTCCCGTTAAGCCCACCATTCCCACCACCATCCATCTCCGTAAAAACACCCGgaaactctctctctccaccTCTCCTTCCCCCACTAAACCTCCCAACAGCAAACCCACCACCAGGCAACCTCCATACAGTTAGCCCCACAAGCTCCCCTTCCACCTCCTCCTCTCTGGAATTCTCCACAGGCAACTCGTGCCTGCAAACGGGACAAGAGTTTCGCATCGCAAGCCAAGGAAAAATGCAATCAGAATGATAAATATGCTTACAAGGCATCTCACGAGCCTCGTTTCCTATCTCGAACGCCTCTTTACACACTGCACAGTACGTCTCCGAAATCACATGCGTTTCGTTTATTTCTACACTCGGCATTGATTCAACCACGACTTTCGATGCCGGCGGGTTAGGAACCGACCGGCCTAAACTGTTTATCTCTATCTGTGATAACTGGTCTAGTAAACGGTCAAAACCTGAACCCATTAAAAACTCAGACATCATCTCCGGTACGGGTCGGAGACCCGTACCGATTCCATCGTCATAGTAGAACTCGTAGGCGCTTCCATCTTCGTTGTCTTCAGCAGCAGCGGCAGGGGTGGTTCCGCGGAGGACGATCACTGGGTTAAACGAAGACCGGTCGCCGGCGTTGCGGCGGTTTCGGGTAAGGTTGGAAACCCGGCTACGGTTTTGACGGATATCAGAGGTGGAGTTGGATTGGATCTCTTCGACGAACCCACCGTCGCAGTGAGGACACGTGATGTTGCTTGTGTGGCTGTGTTCTTCGTCTTCGTTGTGAGGTGAAACGGCGACGAAGCGTGAGCATCTGTAACACCAATACgacgtcgtcgtcgtcgtcgaaGCCATGACCAGATGAGCAAGTAtctagagagagaaacagaGCAATAATTCTTGAGACAGGAAGAAAGGAGAAATGGGAAAGGAGAGGAATGGGTTTATAAAAGGGAAGAAGCGTGGACGGTGCCTTGAATATAAATTAGAGGGTTGATGGTGTACAAATCTAACACATGATGTTAACGCGTGTATTCCACGGAGTTAAGCGCTTTCAATAACTGGGGGCCCTTTAAGCGCCCctggtattttattttgtttcagtgTCGTCCCTTTCTCTTACGAAATTTAAAATGGGACCCCAACCTGACCTGAATATcgttataatatataatttttcttttctcgattaaaaatctaaataatccAGAACCCAAATAACTTTAATTGATAATCCATAAATATACCATCATATTGAATTCTAAGATTCCAAGTCATAAAAGcaccaattaattaaatcatttcctATTTTTAATAGATTATTATTCAATTGTCCATAAAAATTACACAGATAAAATTGATTGTAAAACTAAAATCTCAAGgggaatttgaaaaataaaatcctagtTTAAGAGGTGATattgattgttaaaaaaaatatattaaaaaatatattaaaataatattttttttaaaaaaatttattcttacgtattaaaataaaaaaattataaaaacaagttgTACTGCAGCCAAAACAGCACGTAAACTAGCCGCTGGAAGTAAGTTAAACTTCTTCACACGCGCGAGTAAAGGAGGGGCGGTGATGGGCAAGGGCGGGGGGAAGGAACTGTGCTTCAAATTTAAAACGAAGACAAGATGGGACAAGGGGGCGCGTAGGGTTTGACCGGAGAAGCAGAAGAGAACGCCCAGTTTGAAAATTCAAAGCTAAAGGAAAGTCACCACTCACCTGTTGATTTGAGGCGTTTCGCAGAAGATTCAAAACGCCGTTTGTCTCTTTACTCTTCCACTGTCGGATGGATTGGGCCCTACTTGTCCAAAACCGAGGactctgatttttattttatcctgcaattagattttatttaattattgctCCAATTTTAATCCTTCCCTGCGGACTGATTCGGGTGTATGAACATTTCCTGtgactttttattgttttttccctCTTATTTTCTGAACTTCTCAAGGGCATGTGTTTGAGTCTCTGCGGGGTAGAAATCCCGAATGATTTTTGGTGACAGCTCcacataaaaagacaaaaaagaaaaaagaaaaaagaaaaaaggaaaaaagaggcGAGCTGTCTCTCATGAATCCCATGGATTAGGGTGCCTGTATTTCTGTTTAGGTGCATGCGTTTAAAGCAAGTAATTATTGGGCTGCTAGATGCTATGGACGGACTGCTACTTATCGTGTGACACATATTAGgttaaaaatgaaatagaagTGAATTAGATGGTTTGCTTGTGATGCGTTACAGGTTAGATtacatttttaatgtaaaaaaaaatatttaatcattgCTAGTattttctagtagaaaaattATGCAGGGTTTGATTTGGAAAAACCAAATAATCCAAGTTAAGCGGGTTAACTTGTCGAATCCATGTTTTCATGTTATAACACCGAGATAATCTcgtagaaagtaaattaaataaacaacgAATCGAGATTCGTAATTTGTCTCAATTTATTTAGTCtattgttgaagaatgaaattgaaaaaaaaatcaacctaaaaaaacaatacaataataaaacgACTAGAGTATACCCGATTTATCCCAAAAAACCTATGGTCGATGTCACGAAATCaagataatatcataaaaaataaagtaaaacaaaacataaagccTAGTTtataatcaacttaatattaaatagttaattttaaaaaaactaattaaataaattatcaataaatcatgagattaaatttttaattaaaaaaaagactattgcaataaaataaaatatgttttatgaacaccgtctcttttatttttgtcaacataaatgttgatgttaatttttaattgatagtgttaattaataatagtagtagtagtatgGACAATTGGCAcctggatatattttttaaagtgaacaAAATTGACAAGGCTTTCCTAATGCCCGTGTCGTCGTCTTTGACCGCTGAGATCTCTTTCTTTGCATCATCTTCcgcatcatttttttatacgGTAGAGCACCCTCCAAGCATATATGAAATgtagttgtaattattttttaaaatatattaaaataatatttttttaattaattattttttgatttaaaaatttaaaaacataaaaaaatattaatttaaaataaaaaataattaaaaacaccaTTTGGTATTGTATTGTGTCATTTCCCACCCAATCCATGGTGCGAGCGTCTCGTGTGAAACCTTACGCTCTTAGGCAACAAGTTGAAAGTGAAAAGTGgctgagaaaaaataaacattgacTCGGTAAGAATGTCGTGGTTCTTATAAACACGTTTACATCGTTCATCGGTCAAAAAGCATTATAATGTATTTATTCATGCGTTGACACTGTAcgtttaaaaaaatctt includes:
- the LOC133679711 gene encoding E3 ubiquitin-protein ligase RDUF1-like → MASTTTTTSYWCYRCSRFVAVSPHNEDEEHSHTSNITCPHCDGGFVEEIQSNSTSDIRQNRSRVSNLTRNRRNAGDRSSFNPVIVLRGTTPAAAAEDNEDGSAYEFYYDDGIGTGLRPVPEMMSEFLMGSGFDRLLDQLSQIEINSLGRSVPNPPASKVVVESMPSVEINETHVISETYCAVCKEAFEIGNEAREMPCKHIYHSDCIFPWLAMRNSCPVCRHELPVENSREEEVEGELVGLTVWRLPGGGFAVGRFSGGRRGGEREFPGVFTEMDGGGNGGLNGTSRPSRDWDSWVTRRSRRRESTSGTGGFRRVFRGMASFLRRIRPNSSSRMRDGSEEP